TCGAGCTCGCCTTCCACCCGCCGACGCGGTGCACCGGATTCACCATCACCGCGGGCGATCACCGCTGGCCGGTGGAGGCGCCCGCGCGGTACCTCGAGGATCAGGTGCGGGACTTCCTCGCGGATGTTCGGCACGGCCGTGGCACGCAGGACCCCGAGGCGCTGGTCACCCCGGTCCGGCTGCTCGAACAGGTCCTGGAGTTCCGGTGAGCCGCACCGGCCGCGGCGCGCGCTCACCGGAGCGCCTCGACCACCGCGGCCACGGCGGCGCCAGAGACCACCCCGAACGCGTCCACGGCCGGCGCGCTCACGGTGGGGGCATCGACTCCCAGTTCCTCGGCGGGAGCCGCGGAGTTGACCACCGCGACGACCGGGTACCCGTCCGCGCGCACCGATCGGACGGCGAACGCGAACGCTGCCGAGTCGCGACCAGCCTCGGCAGGCAGCGGGCACGCCACCGCGACGACCGTCGCCTCAGGGTGCGCACGCGCGACCGAGGCCAGCGCTTCGACGTCCACCGCAATCGCCTCGTGCCGCACCTCACCTCGGGCCGACGCCAGCGCCTGCGCCACGAGCCGGGCGAGCTGACTGTCGCCCACCACGACGGCAGGCCCTGGCACGTCCGGTCGCCCGTCCGTACTCACCGTCCTGGCCAGGTCCGCCCCACCCCACGACCCTCCCGCGTCGAGTTCGCCGCAGCGCTCGAGGTCGACGCCGTGTTCCCGATGCAGGCCGAGCCCTGCCCTGGCGCGCAGCAGTCGTGCGACGGCGTCGTCGAGCTCGCCGGGATCCAGCGCTCCAGCCGCCAACGCCTCCTCCAGCGTGTCCAGGATCGGCGGGATCTCACCGGCCTGGCATTTGACGTTGGCGACGTCGGCCCCCGCCATGAGGGCGGCCACGGCGGCCTCGGCGGTCCCCATGGAGGCCGCGATGGCACCCATTCTCAGCGAATCGGTCACGATGATTCCCTGGTATGCCAGCTCGGTGCGCAACCAGGTCCGGTTCACCACCGGCGACAGGCTGGCCGGACCATCCACTCCCAGGCGGGGCAGGGCCACGTGCGCCACCATGACCGACGCGACCCCGGCAGCCACCGCCGCTCGGAACGGGGACAGGTGCACGAGTTCGTGCTCCCCGCGGGTCCTCGGCAGGGTGGCCGGCGCCGCGTGGGTGTCCGTCGGACTGTCACCGTGACCGGGAAAGTGCTTGGCGGTGGCCAGCAGGTCACCATCCTGGTATCCGCGCACCTGCGCCGCACCGAGGGCGCCGGTCCGCTCCGCGTCCAGACCGAACGCCCGCACACCGAGGATCGGGTCGTTCGGCTCGGTCAGAACGTCCACGCAGGGACTGAAGGTCCAGTGAAACCCGACGAGGCGGGCTTCCCTTCCGGCCTCCTCGGCAACCAGCCGCGCCAGGCCGGCGTCGTCGCCGTGCCCGACACCGCGCGGATAGGGGAAGTCGGTGCCGCCCCCGCCAAGCGAGTAGCCGACCCCCGACTCGAGGTTGGCCGCCACCAGCGGCGGGGGAAGCCCGCGCCCGGCACCG
The sequence above is drawn from the Amycolatopsis aidingensis genome and encodes:
- a CDS encoding glycoside hydrolase family 3 N-terminal domain-containing protein, which produces MLSSRQKLAQRLIALPGVTGDGRPDEETRAALGAGLGVLHGLAGTSVSGAARYHIEVAELGAGRGLPPPLVAANLESGVGYSLGGGGTDFPYPRGVGHGDDAGLARLVAEEAGREARLVGFHWTFSPCVDVLTEPNDPILGVRAFGLDAERTGALGAAQVRGYQDGDLLATAKHFPGHGDSPTDTHAAPATLPRTRGEHELVHLSPFRAAVAAGVASVMVAHVALPRLGVDGPASLSPVVNRTWLRTELAYQGIIVTDSLRMGAIAASMGTAEAAVAALMAGADVANVKCQAGEIPPILDTLEEALAAGALDPGELDDAVARLLRARAGLGLHREHGVDLERCGELDAGGSWGGADLARTVSTDGRPDVPGPAVVVGDSQLARLVAQALASARGEVRHEAIAVDVEALASVARAHPEATVVAVACPLPAEAGRDSAAFAFAVRSVRADGYPVVAVVNSAAPAEELGVDAPTVSAPAVDAFGVVSGAAVAAVVEALR